A window from Opitutia bacterium ISCC 52 encodes these proteins:
- a CDS encoding helix-turn-helix transcriptional regulator: MPPTNEINENDSGLERRFRKYLGKTLQVDIRGVQIQKVKQLLLETNYTLAHIASLTGFEHPEYMSVVFKKNNGMTLNQYRQKFKIER, translated from the coding sequence ATGCCGCCAACCAATGAGATCAATGAGAACGACAGTGGCCTGGAACGACGGTTCAGAAAGTACCTCGGCAAAACACTTCAAGTGGACATCCGGGGAGTGCAGATTCAAAAAGTCAAACAGCTACTACTGGAAACCAATTATACACTGGCCCACATTGCGTCTCTGACGGGATTTGAACACCCCGAATACATGTCCGTCGTGTTTAAGAAAAATAACGGCATGACCCTGAATCAGTATCGGCAGAAGTTTAAAATCGAGCGCTGA
- a CDS encoding mannonate dehydratase: MKLGLGLYRHMLTPEHFRFAKQAGATHIVAHYTDYFNSGTLNSREDQPTGSNQGWGLAGDPNQVWSYEELKALRKAVEAEGLVLEALENFDPAHWHDVLLDGPKKAEQMENVKTIIRNVGRAGIPVFGYNFSLAGVAGRTKGPYARGGAESVGMEGPEDTPMPNGMVWNMIYDPDAPEGNVPPATHEELWQRLEYFLEEILPVAEESGVKMAAHPDDPPCEYVRGQPRLVYQPHLYQKLLDLKPHAANTLEFCIGSLAEMTEGDIYESVQQYSAQQKIAYVHFRNVRGKVPDYKETFIDEGDVDMVKVLQILKRNQYEGVLIPDHTPQMSCEAPWHAGMAYALGYLKAAIRLLEAE; the protein is encoded by the coding sequence ATGAAACTAGGTCTGGGATTGTACCGTCACATGTTGACGCCTGAGCACTTCCGCTTTGCTAAGCAGGCGGGAGCCACTCATATTGTAGCTCACTACACAGATTACTTTAACAGTGGCACCCTCAACAGTCGGGAAGACCAACCGACCGGTTCCAATCAGGGATGGGGACTGGCAGGTGATCCAAATCAAGTATGGTCCTATGAGGAGTTAAAGGCTCTACGAAAGGCGGTTGAAGCTGAGGGATTGGTCTTGGAAGCCTTGGAAAATTTCGATCCAGCTCATTGGCACGATGTGTTGCTGGATGGCCCTAAAAAAGCGGAGCAAATGGAGAATGTGAAAACCATTATCCGGAATGTGGGGCGAGCAGGGATCCCTGTCTTTGGCTACAACTTCAGTCTGGCAGGAGTGGCTGGTCGTACGAAGGGACCCTATGCCAGGGGAGGAGCGGAGTCCGTTGGCATGGAGGGACCGGAGGATACCCCTATGCCCAATGGCATGGTTTGGAATATGATTTACGATCCGGATGCTCCGGAAGGGAATGTCCCGCCTGCCACTCATGAAGAGCTTTGGCAGCGTCTTGAGTATTTCCTGGAGGAAATTTTACCGGTTGCTGAGGAATCCGGTGTTAAAATGGCCGCACACCCGGATGACCCGCCTTGTGAATATGTAAGGGGGCAACCGCGTCTTGTTTATCAGCCACATCTTTATCAGAAACTACTCGATCTGAAACCACATGCAGCAAATACCCTGGAGTTTTGTATTGGTAGTCTCGCCGAAATGACGGAAGGGGACATTTATGAGTCAGTACAGCAGTATAGCGCGCAGCAGAAGATTGCCTATGTGCACTTTCGTAATGTGCGGGGGAAAGTTCCCGATTATAAGGAAACCTTTATCGATGAAGGGGACGTAGACATGGTCAAAGTCCTACAAATATTAAAGCGAAATCAGTATGAAGGGGTATTGATCCCCGACCATACTCCTCAAATGAGTTGTGAGGCTCCGTGGCATGCCGGAATGGCCTATGCCCTTGGTTACCTCAAAGCAGCGATCCGCCTGCTCGAAGCAGAATAG
- a CDS encoding glycoside hydrolase — protein MLPLTLPPFKINHYCLSFLFLTQGISLVLAGSEIQLESSDFSTDFTIQLQATDSTEMVTWWFPEGATSFKLPIAAGVEVDPKNPAQIKWLLESRSWSLMELPVLGANYGDQTLIIIAPWPHYGKIVAGKSLGIRIELPPGRLDASPVEIVTVRRPATPLAAAHAFRDWRKSAKELGAIPPVRTLGQKISDLPKVERLLGAPHFYLWGSALFSDHDVPRNKWVGFAKALNNSPSSSFGDKLTQLFAPEQREQLKELSQSDWPAAYLTQGVADTINAALTDSSLLGLNETAHPTEVSGQNKAAFKSQFPHFLKPTDQWGDGFSKPLLDAISEAGIDRANLVLSDLYGYSAKPDVAAYAKELGFLIGPYDSYHSVHSPEAEPDDTWETAQFDKDAFEVGRVINFDGSGHGGFKGIGYHFSPQAAWPYVQDRVNGIVSQTNYSTWFIDCDATGECFDDYHALHSANRMDDSQLRRHRLNWIESSKGMVVGSEGGSIVFADVIHYGHGVNTPYIGHLSPAFKDKQSPHFLGRHWPPHQPEMYFKPIPVPPGLNAPYFDPVNRIPLYQAAVGDELVTTHHWNFDSLKFADIEHTRELIEILYMVPPMYHLNRAIWETRKEKILKHYTFWSPLHRKLAPAPLIDFEYLSDDRLIQRSTFLTPEGEVSITVNFGSQPQAGLTPFSVEVGGAISLSQMSYQALPNEG, from the coding sequence ATGCTGCCATTGACCCTCCCACCCTTTAAAATTAACCACTATTGCCTGAGCTTTCTATTCCTCACCCAAGGCATTTCATTGGTATTAGCAGGCTCGGAGATTCAACTCGAATCCTCCGATTTCTCGACCGACTTTACGATCCAACTCCAAGCTACAGATAGCACCGAAATGGTTACGTGGTGGTTCCCTGAAGGAGCTACCTCTTTCAAATTACCCATCGCAGCTGGCGTTGAAGTTGATCCAAAAAATCCAGCACAAATAAAGTGGCTTCTCGAAAGCCGCTCTTGGTCGCTCATGGAGCTACCTGTTCTCGGCGCTAACTACGGAGATCAAACCTTAATCATAATCGCACCTTGGCCACACTATGGGAAAATAGTGGCAGGTAAATCACTAGGTATTCGCATAGAATTACCCCCTGGCAGACTAGATGCAAGCCCAGTAGAGATCGTAACGGTCAGGCGACCAGCAACTCCGTTAGCGGCTGCACACGCTTTTCGGGATTGGAGGAAGTCAGCCAAGGAATTAGGGGCCATCCCACCAGTAAGAACTTTGGGACAAAAGATAAGCGACCTTCCGAAGGTTGAAAGACTATTGGGAGCCCCCCATTTTTACCTATGGGGATCTGCACTATTCAGCGATCATGATGTCCCAAGAAACAAATGGGTGGGATTTGCAAAAGCCTTAAACAACTCCCCCTCTTCCAGTTTTGGAGACAAGCTCACACAGCTTTTTGCTCCTGAACAAAGGGAGCAGCTTAAAGAACTTTCTCAGTCAGACTGGCCTGCCGCCTATCTAACTCAAGGAGTCGCCGACACCATCAATGCGGCTCTTACCGACTCAAGCTTGCTTGGACTCAACGAGACTGCTCACCCGACTGAAGTTTCAGGACAAAACAAAGCGGCCTTTAAATCTCAGTTCCCTCACTTCCTAAAACCCACAGATCAATGGGGAGATGGATTTTCAAAGCCACTCCTCGATGCGATAAGCGAAGCAGGAATTGATCGAGCAAACCTAGTCCTCAGTGATCTTTACGGATATTCCGCAAAACCTGATGTGGCGGCCTACGCCAAAGAGCTGGGCTTCCTTATAGGCCCCTATGATTCCTATCATTCCGTTCACTCGCCAGAGGCCGAACCCGACGACACCTGGGAAACCGCACAATTCGACAAGGACGCATTTGAAGTAGGTCGTGTTATTAATTTCGATGGTTCAGGCCACGGAGGCTTCAAGGGAATCGGCTATCATTTTTCCCCGCAAGCAGCATGGCCGTATGTGCAAGACCGTGTGAACGGTATCGTTAGCCAAACAAACTATTCGACCTGGTTCATCGACTGCGATGCCACCGGAGAATGTTTCGATGACTATCATGCATTACACTCGGCTAATCGCATGGATGATTCACAACTGAGACGTCACCGGCTAAACTGGATTGAATCCAGTAAGGGCATGGTCGTGGGAAGCGAAGGTGGTTCAATAGTTTTTGCTGATGTAATTCATTACGGCCATGGAGTAAACACACCCTACATTGGCCATCTTTCTCCAGCATTTAAGGACAAACAGAGTCCTCATTTTTTAGGGAGGCATTGGCCTCCTCATCAGCCCGAAATGTATTTCAAACCCATTCCGGTTCCACCTGGCTTGAATGCCCCTTATTTTGATCCTGTAAATCGGATCCCACTATATCAGGCCGCGGTCGGGGATGAGCTCGTTACCACTCATCACTGGAATTTTGATTCCCTTAAGTTTGCAGATATCGAGCACACACGTGAATTAATCGAAATCCTCTACATGGTTCCACCCATGTACCATCTCAATCGTGCTATTTGGGAGACGCGGAAAGAAAAGATCCTTAAGCATTACACATTCTGGTCTCCACTTCATCGAAAGCTAGCCCCGGCTCCGCTTATAGACTTTGAATACTTGAGTGATGATCGACTCATTCAAAGAAGCACTTTTTTGACACCAGAGGGAGAGGTATCTATCACCGTAAACTTCGGGTCTCAACCTCAAGCTGGACTGACTCCTTTCTCAGTTGAGGTGGGCGGTGCGATTTCTCTTTCACAAATGAGTTACCAGGCACTTCCCAACGAAGGATAG
- a CDS encoding glycoside hydrolase family 5 protein: MPEKRNALIPQVVDVIRTTNRGRPLVLGVAHWSNVEYLPQLILPSDPHLILSSHYYSPHEFTHQGTPWSQPKYRDAKGIRWMGTEEEKQRITRDFMIAVEYAREKEVPIYLGESGAYQAADMESRIRWTEFVADEARRLGMSVACWEFIANFGLYDGARDEWRLGLRDAVLP; encoded by the coding sequence ATACCCGAAAAGCGGAATGCTTTGATCCCCCAGGTAGTGGACGTTATCCGAACAACGAATCGAGGACGTCCTCTGGTGCTGGGAGTTGCACATTGGAGTAATGTAGAATATCTGCCTCAGCTGATTTTGCCCTCAGATCCCCATCTTATATTGAGCTCTCATTATTATAGCCCTCATGAGTTTACCCATCAAGGGACTCCTTGGTCTCAGCCCAAGTATCGGGATGCAAAGGGTATTCGATGGATGGGTACGGAAGAAGAAAAACAAAGAATTACACGCGATTTTATGATTGCTGTGGAGTACGCCCGGGAGAAAGAGGTCCCCATTTATCTGGGTGAGTCCGGGGCCTATCAGGCGGCTGATATGGAATCGCGGATTCGCTGGACTGAATTTGTTGCCGACGAAGCACGTCGTCTCGGTATGTCTGTGGCTTGCTGGGAATTCATTGCGAACTTCGGGCTTTATGACGGTGCTAGAGATGAGTGGAGATTGGGGCTAAGGGACGCGGTTTTGCCCTGA
- a CDS encoding TRAP transporter substrate-binding protein, translating into MDKKSVSFLALGLVIGAVLTTGIFSLITGGGGSEGGQQKVVLKLAHVLPASAPVHKAMVRMSELAAEKSAGLVDIQVFPNGQLGGETETIEQMQRGALAMVKASTAPMEGFIPEMAVFSVPYLFRDEDHYWKVLNGDIGQGVLRKGAEVGIRGLCYYDSGARSFYTVDKPVLTPADLQGMKIRVMNSKTAMDMVDTLGGSPTPIPFGELYTALQQSMVDGAENNPPSMYDTRHWEVAKHYSMDEHARIPDIVLFSQKIWESLSPQVKQWVQEAADESVVYQRQIWSEYVEECLTNLEAEGVKIYRPSKEPFQEMAKGMYSNFDGTPVRSLIEQIQSIK; encoded by the coding sequence ATGGATAAAAAATCAGTTTCTTTTCTTGCTCTGGGCCTTGTCATAGGTGCCGTGCTCACAACGGGCATCTTCTCGCTCATTACCGGTGGAGGGGGTTCCGAGGGAGGCCAACAAAAGGTGGTCCTTAAATTAGCTCACGTTCTCCCAGCTTCCGCACCGGTTCACAAAGCCATGGTTCGCATGTCGGAACTTGCAGCTGAGAAATCCGCTGGACTCGTAGACATACAGGTATTTCCCAATGGCCAACTCGGTGGTGAAACCGAGACGATTGAGCAAATGCAGCGTGGAGCGTTAGCGATGGTGAAGGCATCGACCGCACCTATGGAAGGGTTCATACCCGAGATGGCTGTGTTTAGCGTGCCGTATCTCTTCCGCGACGAGGATCACTATTGGAAGGTGCTCAATGGTGATATCGGGCAAGGCGTTTTGCGAAAAGGTGCGGAGGTTGGGATTCGAGGTTTGTGTTACTATGATAGTGGCGCTCGAAGTTTCTACACGGTCGATAAACCAGTGCTTACTCCGGCGGATCTGCAGGGTATGAAAATCCGAGTGATGAACAGCAAGACAGCCATGGATATGGTCGACACCTTGGGCGGGTCACCCACGCCCATTCCGTTTGGTGAACTCTATACGGCTTTGCAGCAGAGTATGGTTGATGGCGCTGAAAATAATCCACCCAGCATGTATGATACCCGTCACTGGGAAGTAGCAAAGCACTACAGTATGGATGAGCATGCACGCATTCCAGATATCGTTTTATTCAGTCAAAAGATTTGGGAATCTCTCTCTCCTCAAGTGAAACAGTGGGTACAGGAGGCTGCGGACGAGTCAGTGGTCTATCAAAGGCAAATTTGGAGTGAGTATGTAGAAGAATGCTTAACAAACCTGGAAGCAGAAGGCGTCAAGATATACCGCCCCTCCAAAGAACCGTTTCAAGAAATGGCGAAGGGGATGTATAGTAATTTCGATGGAACGCCCGTTCGGTCATTGATCGAGCAAATTCAATCAATCAAATAA
- a CDS encoding TRAP transporter small permease, producing the protein MKSLRDILVKFLEWFLIFAFAVLTLDVLWGVFSRYVLGAQSVWTEELAINLLIWVSLLGAALTYEEKGHLGVDYFVGKLHPEARKLGAVFVELMVLFFAGFGLLYGGWLSVSETLAAGQVTPALGWQKGYLYTAAPISGLFFIIFSIEHLIQLFTGYTTQVDSVSEEGGDL; encoded by the coding sequence ATGAAATCCTTACGAGATATCCTGGTCAAATTCCTTGAGTGGTTTCTGATCTTCGCTTTCGCAGTTTTAACACTGGATGTTCTTTGGGGCGTTTTCTCCAGGTATGTCCTGGGTGCTCAATCTGTTTGGACGGAGGAGTTGGCTATCAATTTGTTGATCTGGGTATCTCTCTTGGGTGCGGCTCTCACTTATGAGGAGAAGGGACACCTGGGCGTGGACTACTTTGTCGGTAAGCTGCATCCGGAAGCCCGAAAGCTGGGTGCGGTATTTGTAGAGCTGATGGTGCTTTTCTTTGCCGGATTCGGTCTTTTATACGGTGGTTGGTTGTCGGTGAGCGAAACGCTCGCCGCAGGACAAGTGACTCCCGCACTGGGTTGGCAAAAGGGGTATCTATACACCGCTGCGCCTATTTCCGGTCTGTTTTTCATAATCTTCAGTATCGAACATTTGATTCAGCTATTTACCGGCTACACAACTCAGGTTGATTCAGTCTCGGAGGAAGGAGGAGACCTCTAA
- a CDS encoding TRAP transporter large permease, which yields MDPQVLILVVVFFGLLILHVPIAVCIAVATIVTILSLGDVPTGYIVAQKMSAGIASFPLLAIPFFVLSGVLMGEGGMARRLMDFANAVVGRFHGGLAYVNTMTCMMFGAISGSAAAAVSSIGGFMIPEMERKNYGREFSVALTTTSATTGLLIPPSNIMIVYAVVAGNVSVAGLFLGGIVPGVIMGLLIMGACFLMNRSQEVGSGEVASVKQVFVSFWQAFPSLFLVFIVIGGILGGVFSATEASAVAVLYAVILGVVIYREVSVSDLPRILLRAAKTTSVVMILVGASQAMGWVLAYEQIPQTVSSALLAISENKFVILLIINLLLLIVGTFMDMTPAVLIFTPILWPVVEKLGIEPVHFGIFMIANLCIGLCTPPVGTCLFIGCGVGKTSIAKVVKPLIPIFVAMVIGLLLITYVPALSTWLPGVFGL from the coding sequence ATGGATCCACAAGTTTTAATCCTCGTTGTTGTTTTCTTTGGGTTGCTAATCCTTCACGTGCCAATCGCCGTGTGTATTGCGGTGGCCACGATCGTTACCATTTTGTCTTTGGGTGACGTACCCACCGGCTATATCGTTGCCCAGAAGATGTCAGCTGGAATTGCCAGTTTCCCGCTACTCGCCATTCCTTTCTTTGTATTGTCAGGCGTTTTGATGGGGGAGGGTGGCATGGCTCGGAGACTGATGGATTTTGCCAATGCGGTTGTCGGTCGTTTTCATGGAGGGCTTGCCTACGTGAATACCATGACCTGCATGATGTTTGGCGCCATTTCGGGCTCAGCAGCTGCTGCGGTATCATCGATTGGTGGCTTTATGATTCCCGAGATGGAGCGAAAAAACTATGGCCGCGAATTCAGTGTCGCTCTGACTACCACCTCTGCAACGACTGGGCTTTTAATTCCGCCTAGTAACATCATGATCGTTTACGCGGTCGTGGCTGGGAACGTATCCGTTGCCGGCCTTTTCCTTGGGGGCATTGTACCTGGTGTAATCATGGGTCTGTTAATTATGGGCGCCTGTTTCCTTATGAATCGGTCACAGGAAGTCGGGTCCGGTGAGGTGGCCTCCGTTAAGCAGGTATTCGTGAGTTTCTGGCAGGCATTCCCCAGTTTATTTTTAGTATTTATTGTTATAGGAGGAATTCTTGGAGGTGTCTTCTCTGCAACGGAGGCCTCTGCTGTCGCTGTTCTTTACGCCGTTATCCTTGGAGTAGTTATTTACCGTGAGGTAAGCGTGAGTGATCTTCCGCGAATATTGTTACGGGCTGCAAAAACCACTTCTGTGGTTATGATCTTGGTGGGTGCCAGCCAAGCAATGGGCTGGGTGCTCGCGTATGAGCAAATTCCTCAAACCGTCAGTTCCGCCTTGCTCGCAATATCGGAAAACAAGTTCGTCATTCTGCTCATCATCAATCTGCTGCTGTTGATTGTTGGTACATTTATGGACATGACTCCGGCGGTCTTGATTTTTACACCCATCCTCTGGCCGGTTGTTGAAAAACTGGGAATTGAACCGGTCCACTTTGGCATCTTTATGATAGCCAATCTCTGTATAGGCCTTTGTACCCCTCCAGTGGGTACGTGTTTATTCATTGGTTGTGGTGTTGGAAAAACCAGCATTGCCAAAGTTGTAAAACCTTTGATCCCGATCTTTGTGGCTATGGTCATAGGCTTGTTGCTGATTACTTATGTCCCCGCGCTTTCGACCTGGTTGCCAGGTGTGTTTGGGCTGTAG
- a CDS encoding endo-1,4-beta-xylanase: protein MHVFDANGNPVSNADVSLEFQRHAYHFGTAVSAGRIVDDSAENDQYRAKVLELFNQAGPFNAFKWPPWAGDWGGGPEEALAAAQWMKENGLYARAHVMVWPSERHLPNFMKAYIPDGDPANTDPAAKKAVLDHIADVGTQSAPFIDEWDVINETFDNHDLMDAFGNEVMVDWFNAARAVLPTQALYLNDYSILSGRGRNATHQQNYEDHIQFLLDNNAPIDAMGMQGHFNNSPTRIPILWDVLQRYTAKFPELDIRVTEFTIDTEDEAMQADYLRDFHTLIFSHPKTVGIQLWGFWESQINKTNSALFRNDWSPKPNGLAYEALVFGDWWNDFNGRTHTSGSFSERGFFGDYHVSAKLDGIESSTDFSLIKNQESSFTLMLSNAQTDEVPIQNGNFETGGTEGWTITAVDEFELAPNVEFRGAGSCFPIEPTVGNAALTLGLRGQEVGTIEVAQLIQVPNIENINLSFDYRGSAQLLGAFSGTPFDLHIERENGDPVMTPLAIYHPSSSAISPDSGIQRRRVSLSDFRGDTLRIRFTLSNNGSGENNYTFVMLDNIVLVPYSPPSIQAEVKGDKVSLNLSAADDSTYELEISTDLEVWTSEGIFEDLDLEGQFPYVDESFSGETKFYRLKER from the coding sequence TTGCACGTATTCGACGCCAATGGAAACCCGGTCTCAAACGCAGATGTTTCCCTTGAATTTCAACGACATGCATACCACTTTGGAACGGCCGTATCGGCAGGACGAATCGTGGACGACAGCGCCGAGAATGATCAGTACCGTGCAAAGGTTTTGGAATTGTTTAATCAAGCCGGACCTTTCAATGCCTTTAAGTGGCCTCCCTGGGCTGGTGACTGGGGAGGGGGGCCTGAGGAGGCCTTGGCAGCTGCGCAATGGATGAAAGAAAACGGACTCTATGCACGAGCCCATGTTATGGTTTGGCCGTCGGAACGCCACTTGCCGAACTTCATGAAAGCCTACATCCCGGATGGGGATCCGGCAAACACAGATCCCGCAGCGAAAAAAGCAGTCTTGGATCATATCGCCGATGTTGGGACACAATCCGCGCCATTCATCGATGAGTGGGACGTCATCAATGAAACCTTTGACAATCACGATCTCATGGACGCCTTTGGTAACGAAGTGATGGTGGACTGGTTCAATGCAGCGCGCGCCGTACTTCCTACTCAAGCACTCTACCTGAACGACTATAGCATTTTATCGGGTAGAGGTCGCAACGCGACTCACCAGCAAAACTACGAAGACCATATTCAATTCCTATTAGACAACAATGCCCCCATCGACGCCATGGGCATGCAGGGTCACTTCAACAACTCACCTACTCGCATTCCAATTCTTTGGGATGTTCTTCAGCGCTATACCGCTAAATTTCCGGAGTTGGATATTCGTGTCACTGAGTTTACTATTGATACCGAAGATGAAGCAATGCAGGCCGATTACCTGAGGGATTTCCACACCCTGATCTTCAGTCATCCGAAAACGGTTGGCATTCAGCTGTGGGGTTTTTGGGAAAGCCAAATCAACAAAACCAATTCTGCCTTATTCAGGAATGATTGGAGCCCAAAGCCCAATGGCCTGGCTTATGAAGCGTTAGTTTTCGGAGATTGGTGGAATGATTTCAATGGAAGGACCCATACAAGTGGGAGTTTCTCTGAAAGGGGATTCTTTGGAGACTACCATGTTTCTGCCAAATTAGACGGTATCGAAAGCTCAACTGATTTTAGCCTGATAAAAAACCAGGAAAGCTCCTTCACGCTCATGCTCTCCAATGCACAAACAGATGAAGTCCCTATACAAAATGGAAACTTTGAAACTGGGGGCACGGAAGGCTGGACCATCACGGCAGTCGACGAGTTCGAGCTCGCTCCCAATGTTGAATTCCGAGGTGCCGGTTCCTGTTTTCCGATCGAACCGACGGTTGGAAATGCAGCCCTAACGCTTGGACTAAGAGGCCAGGAAGTGGGCACCATTGAAGTGGCACAATTAATTCAAGTTCCGAACATTGAGAATATAAACCTATCGTTTGATTATCGAGGCTCTGCCCAATTGTTGGGTGCATTTAGCGGAACCCCGTTTGACCTGCACATTGAAAGAGAAAACGGAGATCCAGTAATGACTCCCCTAGCAATTTACCACCCTAGTTCAAGCGCCATAAGCCCAGATTCCGGGATTCAAAGACGAAGAGTTAGCCTGAGTGATTTTCGAGGAGACACACTCCGCATTCGATTCACACTGAGCAATAATGGAAGTGGTGAGAACAACTACACTTTTGTGATGCTGGATAATATTGTGCTCGTGCCGTACTCGCCACCAAGCATTCAAGCGGAAGTGAAAGGTGATAAAGTCAGCCTTAATCTATCGGCGGCCGACGACAGCACTTATGAATTGGAAATTTCCACCGACTTGGAAGTCTGGACAAGCGAAGGCATATTTGAGGATCTCGACCTTGAAGGTCAGTTTCCTTACGTAGATGAGAGCTTTTCGGGTGAGACGAAATTTTACCGATTGAAGGAAAGGTAG
- a CDS encoding galactitol-1-phosphate 5-dehydrogenase, with amino-acid sequence MKALELIEYEKFEYKEVPLPEIAPNEVLVRVAACGICGSDVHGMDGSSGRRIPPIIMGHEAAGTITKLGSSVDASKWSEGDRVTFDSMIYCGNCYHCNRGETNLCDDRMVLGVSCGDYRRHGAFAEYVTIPDHILYALPDGISFEQAAMVEAVSVAVHAVARTPVELNDSVVVVGAGMIGLLCLQSIKAAGCGKTFVVDLDESRLAVAKQFGADFCLNPSEVDVIETVVKETHGRGADLSMEAVGITAATQTAIRTLRKGGSCTLVGNIAQTVEMPLQEVVTRQINLIGSCASSGEYPACLDLIASGKIDVGPLISQVRPLEEGGDWFSRLHKGEAGLTKVILNP; translated from the coding sequence ATGAAAGCCCTTGAGTTAATTGAGTACGAAAAATTTGAATATAAAGAAGTTCCCTTGCCGGAAATCGCACCCAATGAAGTGCTGGTCCGAGTAGCCGCCTGCGGGATTTGCGGAAGTGATGTGCACGGTATGGATGGCTCCAGTGGACGCCGTATACCACCTATCATCATGGGGCACGAGGCTGCCGGTACGATTACCAAGCTGGGGTCTTCCGTGGACGCTTCCAAATGGAGTGAAGGCGACCGCGTAACCTTCGACTCCATGATCTATTGCGGCAACTGCTACCACTGCAATCGTGGGGAAACAAACCTCTGCGACGATCGTATGGTCCTTGGCGTATCCTGTGGCGACTACCGTCGACACGGTGCATTTGCAGAGTATGTAACCATTCCGGATCACATTCTTTACGCACTACCAGATGGAATTTCTTTCGAGCAAGCCGCTATGGTCGAGGCTGTATCCGTGGCTGTGCATGCTGTGGCTCGCACCCCGGTCGAGCTGAACGACTCGGTTGTTGTCGTGGGTGCTGGTATGATTGGTCTGCTTTGTCTCCAATCGATTAAGGCTGCCGGTTGCGGAAAAACCTTTGTAGTCGATCTTGATGAATCGCGCCTGGCAGTGGCCAAACAATTTGGGGCCGACTTTTGTCTCAATCCATCCGAAGTCGATGTCATCGAAACCGTGGTGAAAGAAACCCACGGTCGAGGTGCTGATCTCTCTATGGAAGCGGTTGGAATCACCGCTGCAACCCAAACGGCGATACGCACGCTCAGAAAAGGGGGCAGCTGCACGCTGGTCGGTAACATTGCCCAGACAGTAGAGATGCCTCTCCAGGAAGTCGTGACCCGTCAGATTAATCTGATTGGTAGCTGCGCTTCATCCGGAGAGTACCCGGCCTGCCTCGACCTGATCGCCAGCGGCAAGATCGATGTGGGCCCACTCATCAGTCAGGTACGTCCACTAGAAGAAGGTGGCGATTGGTTTTCTCGTCTGCACAAAGGCGAAGCCGGCCTGACTAAAGTTATTCTAAATCCCTAA